In Mycoplasma sp. Mirounga ES2805-ORL, a single window of DNA contains:
- a CDS encoding phosphate ABC transporter ATP-binding protein, with translation MIKNIFEVKNLNFYYNNKKVHALKNISINIPENKITALIGPSGCGKSTFLRNLNLMNLLIPNTAIDGEIIYKGINIAKRTKSNKFMNFFKEKILKKKNLNEGNSMSDIEIRSRIGMVFQKPTTFPMSIFDNIAYGPRNSGIRNEEDLKNIVRDSLEQSALWDEVKDRLYDDASGLSGGQQQRLCIARAIAMKPDVLLMDEPTSALDPIATSKIEELISKLGKTYTIIIVTHSMQQAARISDLTAFFYMGELIEFDTTKKIFTNPKLSLTSDYINGKMG, from the coding sequence ATGATTAAAAATATCTTCGAGGTAAAAAACTTAAACTTTTATTACAATAATAAAAAAGTTCATGCATTAAAAAATATTTCAATTAATATTCCGGAAAATAAAATTACTGCTTTAATTGGACCGTCAGGGTGTGGCAAAAGTACTTTTTTAAGAAATCTAAATTTAATGAATTTGCTAATACCAAATACTGCAATTGATGGTGAAATTATTTATAAAGGCATTAATATTGCAAAAAGAACCAAATCCAATAAATTTATGAATTTCTTTAAAGAAAAAATTCTAAAAAAGAAAAACCTAAATGAAGGAAATTCGATGTCTGATATAGAAATAAGAAGTAGAATTGGAATGGTTTTTCAAAAACCCACTACATTTCCAATGTCAATTTTCGATAATATTGCATATGGTCCTAGAAATAGTGGAATTAGAAATGAAGAAGATTTAAAAAATATTGTTAGAGATTCTCTTGAACAATCCGCTTTATGAGACGAGGTTAAAGATAGATTATATGATGATGCTTCAGGATTATCAGGAGGTCAACAACAGCGCTTATGTATAGCAAGAGCAATAGCAATGAAGCCTGATGTACTATTAATGGATGAACCGACTAGTGCACTAGATCCAATAGCAACATCTAAGATTGAAGAACTAATATCAAAACTTGGTAAAACTTACACAATAATAATCGTGACACACTCAATGCAACAAGCTGCGCGTATTTCTGATTTGACAGCGTTCTTTTATATGGGAGAATTAATAGAATTTGATACAACAAAAAAAATATTCACTAATCCTAAGTTGTCACTAACTTCGGACTATATAAATGGGAAGATGGGGTAA